TTCATCGTGCTGTTGTTCCTGGGGATCGGCGCCTACGTCTCTCTGATTATCGGGTTCTTTGCGGTGCTGATCCTCGGTCGCTGGCCCGCCGGGCTCCGGGAGTATCTGGTGGGAACCGTACGCTGGGGCACGCGCGTCCAGGCCTACGTCTACCTGCTCACAGACTCCTACCCACCCTTCCGGCTGGCGCCGTAGTAATAGGGGGGTGGCCGCGACCCGCCTCAGACGATCCGGCTCGTGTGGTCGCCCCAGTAGCGGTCCCGGAGCAGCCGCTTGTAGAGCTTGCCGGTAGGCAGCCGGGGCAGCTCGTCCACGAAGTCGACGCTGCGGGGACACTTGAAGTGGGCGAGGTGCTCCCGGCAGAAGGCGGTGAGCTCCCGCTCGAGCTCGGGCCCGGGCTCCACGCCGGGCGCAGCCTGCACGACGGCTTTGACCTCCTCCCCGAGGTCTTCGTTGGGAACGCCGATGACGGCGGCGTCCAGAACCTTGGGGTGGGTTACGAGGAGGTTCTCCGTCTCCTGCGGATAGATGTTCACCCCTCCCGAGATGATCATGTGTGTCTTGCGGTCGGTCAGGTACAGGTAACCGTCCGGGTCGACCCGGCCGACATCTCCCACTGTGCTGAGGCCCCTGGTGCGGTCCCGGGACTCGGCCGTCTTGGTCGGGTCGTTGAAGTACTCGAAGTTGGCGTCGCCTCTGAACCAGACGGTCCCCTCCCCACCCGGTGAGACCTCCTGACCGTCCTCCCCGAGGATCACGAGCTCGCCGGCCACCGGGCGGCCGACCGTCCCCTTGTGGGTCAACCACTCGTTCGAGTCGCACAACGTCATGCCCATGCCCTCGGTGGCGGCGTAGTACTCGAGGAGGATCGGGCCGACCCACTCGATCATCTCCTCCTTGACCGGGATCGGGCAGGGGGCGGCGGCGTGGATGACGCACTCCAGCGACGAGACGTCGTAGCGCCGACGGATGGCCTCGGGCAGCTTCAGCAGACGGGAGAACATGGTCGGGACCATCTGGGTGTGGGTG
This genomic window from Acidimicrobiales bacterium contains:
- a CDS encoding AMP-binding protein, with product MYATEHARTHPDQPAFIMGSIGETVTYAEYEARANRLAHLYRAQGLERGDHIAVFMENNPRFLETEAAADRTGLYFTLVNSYLSAEELAYILDDCKARILITSTAKRDIALEAAKQSPGIERFLMVGAPDDGDGPFESYERAVAGFPAEPVPDEKQGAAMLYSSGTTGRPKGIWRPLPDAKPGSVSSALGAAWRLREGLIYLSPAPLYHSAPTGGVSLTIRLNGTVVIMERFEPEQFLQLVERYRVTHTQMVPTMFSRLLKLPEAIRRRYDVSSLECVIHAAAPCPIPVKEEMIEWVGPILLEYYAATEGMGMTLCDSNEWLTHKGTVGRPVAGELVILGEDGQEVSPGGEGTVWFRGDANFEYFNDPTKTAESRDRTRGLSTVGDVGRVDPDGYLYLTDRKTHMIISGGVNIYPQETENLLVTHPKVLDAAVIGVPNEDLGEEVKAVVQAAPGVEPGPELERELTAFCREHLAHFKCPRSVDFVDELPRLPTGKLYKRLLRDRYWGDHTSRIV